From the Candidatus Poribacteria bacterium genome, the window GGGGCTGTCTCATTGTCGCTCTTCATCGGCGTGTGGGATTGGTTACACACCCGCAATGTTGATCGATCTGCACCACGTGTGCCAGAACCGAAAGCACCACCGGTCGAAGAGGAAGATCCTGTTGAAGGAACTATCGCTCGTCTGTCCAAAACGGATCCACATACAGCAAGATATAAAGAGATATTACGACAAAACTCACTAAACAACAGACTGAATAGATGGGCGAACGATCCTGCCATCGGTTTTGCGGTACCCCTCTTACAGGTCCGTTTCTGAATTCAAACTGATAACCGAAAACTGAAAACTACACTCAAAATGCGTATTCTTTTTATGGGGACCAGTGAGTTTGCTCTGCCAGCACTCAGAGAACTGATCACCCACAAGTTTGAAATCATTGGTGTTGTCACACAACCCGACCGGCCAAGTGGACGCGGAAAACGCCTCAACCCACCGCCTGTTAAAATCGTCGCAACAGAGCACAGTCTACCGGTTTACCAACCTGAGAAGGTGAGAAAACCGGATTTCATGTCTGGCCTTGAACGTCTCGCACCAGACGTGATTGTCGTCGCCGCATTCGGTCAACTACTACCACAGACCGTTTTGGATATTCCACCCTGTGGGACGATCAATTTGCACCCATCACTGCTCCCGAAGTACAGAGGTGCAGCACCTATTCAATGGGCATTAATTAACGGTGAAACCGAGATAGGCGTGACGCTTATGTTATTGGATGCCGGTGAGGATACAGGCGATATTATTTCTACAAGTTGTATCCGCATCCGAAATGAAGATAATGCTTTTACATTAACAGAACAGTTAGCGCAGCTTGGGGCAAATCAACTTGTCCGACTCTTATCCGAGATGCCAGAAGGCGCACCGCCCCCGGCAACGCCTCAGAACAACGCCGAGGCGACGCACGCACCACGCCTGACAAAGGAGATCGGACACATTGACTGGAATCAACCCGCGACAACGATTCACAATCTCGTCAGAGGCACCGCGATCTGGCCCGGCGCGTATACCTTTTTTCGGAACAATCTCCGATTGAAGATTGTCGATTGTCTGCCGCTTTCGCAGACGCTCGACGCGCCTTCAGGGGTGCTTGAAATAGTTGAAAAACGAAAACTGCTTGTTGCAACAGCAGACGGGATGCTCCAATTACTGAAAATTCAGCCCGCAACCAAGAAAGTTATGGAAGCGTCCGATTTTATCAACGGTTACCAATTACAAACAGGCGAACAACTTTTGGCTGCAACATCATTATGAATAGCCTGAATAATACCCTATTTGCCGCCGTCAAAGTTTCACTCTACTTCCTAATTCTGTTCGGTATAGGCGGTGTACTCATCATTTTCGTGATTATTCCGAAATGGGTTCGGACAGAAGAAGTCTTGGTGCCAAACCTTATTGGCAAAACCTACTATGAAGCTGTCCGTATTCTTGATAAAGAAGGGCTTCGGCCCGCGAAGGATATTCAGGAGGCGAGTAGCAATGCACCAAAAGGCGAAATCGTTGCGCAAGATCCTGTGGCGAACTTTAGAGTCAAATCTTACCAACCTGTTACAATCACGGTCAGTATAGGGGCGAAGTTAGCACCTGTCCCCTCTGTTATCGGTAAATCACAGGATGCTGCTTTTGATACGCTTAGGGCTGCGGGTTTTCGTCGAAATCGGGTCGCGACCGTCTACTCTGAAACCTATCTACAAGATACAGTCATCGCGCAAACCCCGCCAGAGGGCGGAGGTCAACAACGCGGCAGTGCCGTTAACCTCTTAGTGAGCCTCGGGCCGACACCACAACTCATGCAACTCCCGGATTTTGAAGGTCAACCCGCTGCTGATGTGCTTGTTGCCTTAGAAGCAGCAGGACTAAATGTTGAAACCCAATATAGTTCGCACCCCAAAATCCCTGAAGGCGCAATTATTGCCCACAAACCTCCACGCAACGTGATGGTAAGAACCGGAGACCTGATCCTCCTCGAAATTAGTGGACAGG encodes:
- the fmt gene encoding methionyl-tRNA formyltransferase → MRILFMGTSEFALPALRELITHKFEIIGVVTQPDRPSGRGKRLNPPPVKIVATEHSLPVYQPEKVRKPDFMSGLERLAPDVIVVAAFGQLLPQTVLDIPPCGTINLHPSLLPKYRGAAPIQWALINGETEIGVTLMLLDAGEDTGDIISTSCIRIRNEDNAFTLTEQLAQLGANQLVRLLSEMPEGAPPPATPQNNAEATHAPRLTKEIGHIDWNQPATTIHNLVRGTAIWPGAYTFFRNNLRLKIVDCLPLSQTLDAPSGVLEIVEKRKLLVATADGMLQLLKIQPATKKVMEASDFINGYQLQTGEQLLAATSL
- a CDS encoding PASTA domain-containing protein → MNSLNNTLFAAVKVSLYFLILFGIGGVLIIFVIIPKWVRTEEVLVPNLIGKTYYEAVRILDKEGLRPAKDIQEASSNAPKGEIVAQDPVANFRVKSYQPVTITVSIGAKLAPVPSVIGKSQDAAFDTLRAAGFRRNRVATVYSETYLQDTVIAQTPPEGGGQQRGSAVNLLVSLGPTPQLMQLPDFEGQPAADVLVALEAAGLNVETQYSSHPKIPEGAIIAHKPPRNVMVRTGDLILLEISGQELPENVGRLLTFKHYVSEEGALSHHVRIVIIDDSGERIEVDQPYARGMVIDLEREGVRVFGETRVVVYENGEKLSETLYK